In a single window of the Thiohalophilus sp. genome:
- the nth gene encoding endonuclease III, with translation MNPQKRREIFRRLKKENPHPTTELNYRSPFELLIAVILSAQATDKGVNKATKELFKVARSPKKMLELGESGLKEYIQTIGLFNSKAKNIIKTCQILVEQHGGKVPEDRAALEALPGVGRKTANVILNTAFGHPTIAVDTHIFRVSNRTGLAPGKTVLEVEKKLLKVVPGEFKKDAHHWLILLGRYTCVARKPRCGACVIEDLCEYKDKTSD, from the coding sequence ATGAACCCCCAGAAGCGACGTGAGATTTTCAGGCGGCTGAAGAAAGAAAATCCGCACCCCACCACTGAACTGAACTACCGCAGCCCGTTTGAGCTGCTGATCGCGGTGATTCTCTCGGCCCAGGCAACCGACAAGGGCGTCAACAAGGCGACCAAAGAATTGTTCAAGGTGGCCCGCAGCCCGAAAAAGATGCTGGAGCTCGGCGAATCCGGCCTGAAGGAATACATCCAGACCATCGGCCTGTTCAACAGCAAGGCCAAAAACATCATCAAGACCTGCCAGATACTGGTCGAGCAACACGGCGGCAAGGTCCCCGAGGACCGGGCAGCGCTGGAGGCATTGCCCGGCGTGGGCCGCAAGACCGCCAACGTGATCCTCAACACCGCCTTCGGCCACCCCACCATCGCCGTGGACACCCACATCTTCCGGGTCAGCAACCGCACCGGCCTGGCCCCGGGCAAGACCGTGCTGGAGGTGGAGAAAAAGCTGCTCAAGGTGGTGCCCGGGGAATTCAAAAAGGACGCCCACCACTGGCTGATCCTGCTGGGACGCTATACCTGCGTGGCCCGCAAACCGCGCTGCGGGGCCTGTGTCATCGAGGACCTGTGCGAATACAAGGACAAGACCTCCGACTGA
- the rsxB gene encoding electron transport complex subunit RsxB, with protein MLEAIIVLAVLAVVFGLLLGFAAVRFKVEGDPVVDQIDAILPQTQCGQCGYAGCRPYAEAIAKGEADINQCPPGGESVIHALSDLLGVDPKPLNEEHGEHGEKTVVVIDENECIGCTLCIQACPVDAILGAPKQMHTVIESECTGCDLCIEPCPVDCIHIVPVPQTPQTWKWPAPPLPLEKPPREAGGST; from the coding sequence ATGCTGGAAGCCATCATCGTCCTCGCCGTCCTTGCCGTGGTCTTCGGCCTGTTGCTGGGCTTTGCCGCGGTGCGTTTCAAGGTCGAAGGCGATCCGGTGGTGGATCAGATCGATGCCATCCTGCCGCAAACCCAGTGCGGCCAGTGCGGCTACGCCGGTTGCCGCCCCTATGCCGAAGCCATCGCCAAGGGCGAGGCCGATATCAACCAGTGTCCGCCCGGTGGCGAGTCGGTGATTCATGCCCTGTCAGACTTGCTCGGTGTCGATCCCAAACCGCTCAACGAGGAGCACGGTGAACACGGCGAGAAGACCGTGGTAGTGATCGACGAGAACGAATGCATCGGCTGCACCCTCTGTATCCAGGCCTGCCCGGTGGACGCCATCCTCGGCGCGCCCAAGCAGATGCATACCGTAATCGAATCCGAATGCACCGGTTGCGATCTCTGTATCGAACCCTGTCCGGTGGATTGCATTCATATCGTCCCCGTCCCACAGACGCCGCAGACCTGGAAGTGGCCTGCGCCGCCTCTGCCGCTGGAAAAGCCGCCCCGTGAAGCCGGGGGTTCAACGTGA
- the metG gene encoding methionine--tRNA ligase — protein sequence MSTPRHILVTSALPYANGSIHLGHLVEYIQTDIWVRFQKMQGHQCTYVCADDAHGTPIMLRAQSEGIEPETLIARTHEEHTADFAAFDIGFDNYHTTHSDENRELATLIYRRLRDAGHIHTRVIKQAFDPEKQMFLPDRFIKGECPKCGAADQYGDSCEACGATYTPTELKNPVSALSGATPVEKESEHYFFALSDFEAMLRDWTLGDHVQPVIANKLHEWFDAGLKEWDISRDAPYFGFEIPDAPGKYFYVWLDAPIGYMASFKQLCERRKDLDFDRYWDRESDYEVYHFIGKDIAYFHTLFWPAMLHGAGFRTPSAVFCHGFLTVNGQKMSKSRGTFIQARTYLKHLNPEYLRYYFAAKLGSGIEDIDLSLEDFQQRVNSDLVGKVVNIASRCAGFIHKRFEGRLADTCSEPELYQQFVEARESIAELYENREFAQAMREIMALADQANQYIDMEKPWVIAKQAGSDQTLQAICSVGLNLFRVLVTYLKPVLPKLAAGAEAFLNIDALHWDDMSEPLIDHGINKFKPLMTRIEKEHIDAMIDESKQDLQQTAPAASKPAANIEPIAEQIEFDDFARIDLRIARIVKAEHVEGADKLLQLTLDIGDGTRNVFAGIKSAYQPEDLEGKLTVMVANLKPRKMRFGVSEGMVLAAGPGGQDLWILEPHAGAQPGMRVK from the coding sequence ATGTCCACGCCGCGTCATATCCTCGTCACCAGCGCCCTGCCGTACGCCAACGGCTCGATACACCTTGGCCATCTGGTGGAGTATATCCAGACCGATATCTGGGTTCGCTTTCAGAAAATGCAAGGTCACCAGTGCACCTATGTCTGCGCCGACGACGCCCACGGCACGCCGATCATGCTGCGCGCCCAGAGCGAAGGCATCGAGCCTGAAACGCTGATCGCCCGTACCCACGAGGAGCACACCGCCGATTTTGCCGCCTTCGACATCGGCTTCGACAATTACCACACCACCCATTCTGACGAGAACCGCGAGCTGGCCACGCTGATCTATCGTCGCCTGCGCGATGCCGGTCATATTCACACCAGGGTCATCAAGCAGGCATTCGACCCGGAAAAACAGATGTTTCTGCCGGACCGCTTCATCAAGGGCGAATGTCCCAAATGCGGCGCCGCGGACCAGTATGGGGACAGCTGCGAGGCCTGCGGCGCCACTTATACGCCGACCGAACTGAAAAACCCGGTCTCGGCCCTCTCCGGCGCCACGCCCGTAGAAAAGGAATCGGAGCACTACTTTTTCGCGCTGAGCGACTTCGAAGCCATGCTCCGCGACTGGACGTTGGGCGACCACGTGCAGCCGGTCATCGCCAACAAGCTGCACGAATGGTTCGACGCCGGGCTGAAGGAGTGGGACATCTCCCGCGATGCGCCCTACTTCGGTTTCGAGATCCCCGACGCCCCCGGCAAGTATTTCTATGTCTGGCTGGACGCGCCCATCGGCTATATGGCCAGTTTCAAGCAACTGTGCGAGCGACGCAAGGATCTCGACTTCGACCGCTATTGGGACAGGGAAAGCGACTACGAGGTGTATCACTTCATCGGCAAGGACATCGCCTATTTCCATACCCTGTTCTGGCCGGCCATGCTGCATGGTGCCGGGTTTCGCACGCCCAGCGCGGTTTTCTGCCACGGCTTTTTGACCGTCAACGGCCAGAAGATGTCCAAATCGCGCGGCACCTTTATTCAGGCGCGGACCTATTTAAAGCATCTCAATCCCGAATACCTGCGCTATTACTTTGCGGCCAAGCTGGGCAGCGGGATCGAGGACATCGATCTGAGCCTGGAAGATTTCCAGCAGCGGGTGAACTCGGATCTGGTGGGCAAGGTGGTCAATATTGCCAGTCGTTGCGCCGGCTTTATCCACAAGCGCTTCGAAGGTCGGCTCGCCGACACCTGCAGCGAGCCCGAACTCTATCAGCAGTTTGTCGAGGCGCGCGAATCGATCGCGGAGTTGTATGAAAACCGCGAGTTCGCTCAGGCCATGCGCGAGATCATGGCCCTGGCCGATCAGGCCAACCAGTACATCGACATGGAAAAACCGTGGGTCATCGCCAAACAGGCGGGCAGCGATCAGACCCTGCAGGCCATCTGCAGCGTCGGGCTCAACCTGTTTCGGGTGCTGGTCACCTACCTCAAGCCGGTATTGCCCAAACTGGCCGCCGGCGCCGAGGCATTTCTCAACATCGACGCCCTGCATTGGGACGACATGAGTGAACCGCTGATCGACCACGGGATCAACAAGTTCAAACCGCTGATGACCCGCATCGAAAAGGAGCACATCGACGCCATGATCGACGAATCGAAACAGGATCTGCAGCAAACCGCGCCCGCCGCCTCAAAACCGGCCGCCAATATCGAGCCGATCGCCGAGCAAATTGAATTCGACGATTTCGCCAGAATCGATCTGCGCATCGCCCGCATCGTCAAGGCTGAACACGTGGAAGGTGCCGACAAGCTGCTGCAACTGACTCTGGATATCGGCGACGGCACCCGCAATGTCTTCGCCGGTATCAAGTCCGCCTATCAGCCGGAAGATCTCGAGGGCAAGCTCACCGTGATGGTCGCCAACCTCAAACCGCGTAAAATGCGCTTCGGCGTCTCCGAGGGCATGGTGCTGGCCGCCGGGCCCGGTGGCCAGGATCTGTGGATCCTCGAACCGCACGCGGGGGCGCAGCCGGGTATGCGCGTTAAATAA
- the rsxA gene encoding electron transport complex subunit RsxA encodes MMEYALILVSTVLVNNFVLVKFLGLCPFMGVSRKLETATGMALATTFVLTLSSISSYLVNEYLLMPLGLEYLRTIAFILVIAVVVQFTEMLVHKTSPLLYQVLGIFLPLITTNCAVLGVALLNVKTEHGFIESALYGFGAALGFSLVLILFAAMRERLAVADVPEIFRGPSIALITAGLMSMAFMGFAGLVRG; translated from the coding sequence ATGATGGAATACGCCCTGATACTTGTCAGCACCGTCCTGGTCAACAACTTCGTTCTGGTGAAGTTTCTGGGGTTGTGTCCGTTCATGGGCGTCTCACGCAAGCTGGAGACGGCCACGGGCATGGCGCTGGCCACCACCTTTGTGCTGACGCTGTCGTCCATCTCCAGTTATCTGGTCAACGAATACCTGCTGATGCCGCTGGGGCTGGAGTATCTGCGCACTATCGCCTTTATCCTGGTGATCGCGGTGGTAGTACAGTTCACCGAGATGCTGGTGCACAAGACCAGTCCATTGCTCTATCAGGTGCTGGGGATCTTTTTACCCTTGATCACCACCAACTGCGCGGTACTGGGCGTCGCGCTGCTCAATGTAAAGACGGAGCATGGCTTTATCGAATCGGCCCTCTACGGCTTCGGCGCCGCGCTGGGCTTCTCGCTGGTGCTGATCCTGTTCGCCGCCATGCGCGAACGCCTGGCGGTGGCCGATGTGCCGGAGATCTTTCGCGGCCCCTCCATTGCGCTGATCACCGCCGGATTGATGTCGATGGCCTTCATGGGCTTTGCCGGACTGGTCAGAGGCTAG
- the rsxG gene encoding electron transport complex subunit RsxG has translation MQLLKHMSISAVLLGGFAIIGSGLVAWIHQQTAPTIVANEQATLLRNLHSLVPPDSHDNDLTRDTIQVRNEALLGTPEPVTVYRARQNGEPVTAILNVIAPDGYSGRINLLVAIRYNGELAGVRVINHRETPGLGDAIDADRSDWIHSFAGKSLDNPGPAGWRVKKDGGEFDQFTGATVTPRAVVKAVHNALKYYAEHREQLFRPTDNTSDDAS, from the coding sequence ATGCAACTGCTCAAACACATGTCAATCAGCGCCGTGTTACTGGGCGGCTTTGCCATTATCGGCAGCGGTCTGGTGGCCTGGATCCATCAACAGACCGCCCCCACCATCGTGGCCAACGAACAGGCTACCCTGCTGCGCAACCTGCACAGCCTGGTGCCCCCGGATAGCCATGACAATGATCTGACCCGGGACACGATTCAGGTGCGCAACGAAGCACTGCTGGGCACGCCCGAACCGGTAACGGTCTACCGGGCACGCCAGAACGGGGAGCCGGTCACGGCGATTCTCAATGTCATCGCCCCGGACGGGTACAGCGGCCGCATCAACCTGCTGGTGGCCATTCGTTACAACGGGGAACTGGCCGGCGTACGCGTGATCAATCACCGCGAGACCCCGGGACTGGGCGACGCCATCGATGCCGACCGTTCCGACTGGATCCACAGCTTTGCCGGTAAATCGCTCGATAACCCCGGCCCGGCCGGCTGGCGGGTCAAAAAAGACGGGGGTGAATTCGATCAGTTTACCGGTGCGACCGTAACCCCGCGGGCAGTTGTCAAAGCGGTGCATAACGCGCTTAAATATTATGCCGAACATCGCGAGCAACTGTTTCGCCCAACCGACAACACAAGCGACGACGCCTCATGA
- the apbC gene encoding iron-sulfur cluster carrier protein ApbC codes for MADVSQTQIEEALKQVTDPNMEKDLVSAKAVKDIKIDGDKVSVDIVLGYPAAGYKDKLAARLKEKVEAVDGVSSAEFNISWKIVSHSVQKGVEPLKGVKNIIAVASGKGGVGKSTTAVNLALALSAEGANVGILDADIYGPSMPRMLGVTGQPESSDGKTMQPMKSHNVQSMSIGYLIDEETPMIWRGPMVTQALEQLLNDTQWNDVDYLIIDLPPGTGDTQLTLAQKVPVTGALIVTTPQDIALLDARKGLKMFEKVEVPVLGIIENMSTHICSNCGHEEHVFGEGGGQRMADENQVDLLGSLPLDMSIRSSTDAGKPSVVADPDSRITEIYRDIARHVAAKLALKAKDHSASFPKIVIQNN; via the coding sequence ATGGCAGACGTCTCCCAGACACAGATTGAAGAAGCACTGAAACAGGTCACCGATCCGAATATGGAAAAGGACCTGGTCAGCGCCAAAGCGGTCAAGGACATCAAGATCGATGGTGACAAGGTGAGCGTCGACATCGTACTCGGTTACCCGGCCGCCGGTTACAAAGACAAGCTGGCCGCCCGGCTCAAGGAAAAGGTCGAAGCGGTCGACGGTGTGAGCAGCGCCGAGTTCAACATCAGCTGGAAGATCGTATCCCACAGCGTGCAAAAAGGCGTCGAACCCCTCAAGGGCGTCAAGAACATCATCGCCGTGGCCTCCGGCAAGGGTGGCGTGGGCAAATCCACCACCGCGGTCAACCTGGCCCTGGCCCTGTCGGCCGAAGGCGCCAACGTCGGTATCCTGGACGCGGACATCTACGGTCCGAGCATGCCGCGCATGCTGGGTGTCACCGGCCAGCCCGAGTCCAGTGACGGCAAGACCATGCAGCCGATGAAAAGTCATAACGTCCAGTCCATGTCCATCGGTTATCTGATCGATGAAGAGACCCCGATGATCTGGCGGGGTCCCATGGTCACCCAGGCACTGGAACAGTTGCTTAACGATACCCAGTGGAACGATGTCGATTACCTGATCATCGACTTACCGCCGGGCACCGGCGACACCCAGCTGACGCTGGCGCAGAAGGTGCCGGTCACCGGTGCGCTTATCGTCACCACCCCGCAGGACATTGCCCTGCTCGACGCCCGCAAGGGTCTGAAAATGTTCGAGAAGGTCGAAGTACCGGTGCTGGGGATCATCGAGAACATGAGCACCCACATCTGCTCCAACTGCGGTCACGAAGAGCATGTCTTCGGTGAAGGCGGCGGTCAGCGCATGGCCGACGAAAACCAGGTCGACCTGCTGGGCTCCCTGCCGCTGGATATGTCCATCCGCAGCTCCACGGACGCCGGTAAGCCTTCCGTGGTGGCCGATCCGGACAGCCGCATCACGGAAATCTATCGCGACATCGCCCGCCACGTCGCGGCCAAACTGGCACTCAAGGCCAAGGACCACAGCGCGAGCTTCCCCAAGATCGTGATTCAGAACAACTGA
- a CDS encoding DUF692 domain-containing protein, whose translation MNTTTYPVHGAGLGLRRSIMEPLADPFPSQVQFMEIAPENWIGVGGRYGRKLREFTERYPFVTHGLSLSLGGPAPLDEAFLQRLKRFLKQHNIRIYSEHLSYCSDDGHLYDLMPIPFTDEAVHYVAGRIRRVQEILEQPIAVENVSYYAAPGKQMDEIEFINAVLDEADCKLLLDVNNIYVNSVNHRYDALEFLRALPGERISYIHVAGHYNEAEDLIVDTHGAPVIDPVWELLDQTYRHFGVTPTLLERDFNLPPVNELLTEVDMIHTLQQRQEQSHDFRAESV comes from the coding sequence ATGAACACGACGACCTATCCTGTTCATGGCGCCGGACTGGGTCTGCGGCGCTCCATCATGGAGCCGCTCGCGGACCCGTTCCCTTCTCAGGTGCAGTTTATGGAAATTGCCCCGGAGAACTGGATCGGCGTTGGTGGCCGCTACGGTCGCAAGTTACGGGAATTCACCGAGCGCTATCCGTTTGTCACCCACGGGCTGTCGCTGTCGCTGGGCGGTCCCGCACCGCTGGACGAGGCCTTTTTACAGCGTCTCAAGCGTTTTCTCAAACAACACAATATCCGGATCTACAGCGAGCATCTGAGCTACTGCAGTGACGACGGGCACCTGTATGATTTGATGCCCATTCCGTTCACTGACGAGGCGGTCCATTACGTGGCCGGGCGGATTCGTCGTGTCCAGGAGATACTCGAACAACCCATTGCCGTCGAGAATGTCTCCTACTACGCCGCCCCGGGCAAACAGATGGACGAGATCGAGTTCATCAATGCCGTGCTCGATGAAGCCGACTGCAAGCTGTTGCTGGATGTGAACAATATTTATGTCAACAGCGTCAATCACCGCTACGACGCCCTGGAGTTCCTGCGCGCCCTGCCGGGCGAACGCATCAGTTATATCCATGTCGCCGGCCATTACAATGAAGCCGAGGATCTGATCGTCGACACCCACGGCGCGCCTGTCATCGATCCGGTCTGGGAGCTGCTCGATCAGACTTACCGCCATTTTGGTGTAACCCCCACCCTGCTGGAACGTGACTTCAACCTGCCGCCGGTCAATGAATTACTGACCGAAGTGGACATGATTCATACGCTCCAGCAACGCCAGGAACAATCGCATGACTTCCGTGCCGAATCAGTCTGA
- the rsxD gene encoding electron transport complex subunit RsxD, with the protein MNLSLHSSPHMKTDNRVNRIMLAVIFALIPGILACIHFFGWGVLINISLAIITAMAAEALMLRLRKRPIKPFLLDGSALVTAILLGVAIPSLAPWWIPVLGAAFALIIAKHLYGGLGYNPFNPAMVGYAMLLIAFPREMTLWLTPELHDLTFLDNLRYTFLEQLPANWTLDGLTAATPLDAVKTQLAQNLTLTEIHQGSTELFGMISAHGWEWINLLFMLGGLVLIYMRVISWHIPLAMLTTLFLVSGLFHLNDPDAFTSPLFHLFSGATMLGAFFIATDPVTAAATNRGRIIFGIGIGLLLYIIRTWGGYPDAVAFAVLLMNMAVPTIDYYTRPRVFGESRD; encoded by the coding sequence ATGAACCTGTCGTTACACAGCTCACCACACATGAAGACCGACAACCGGGTTAACCGGATCATGCTGGCGGTCATCTTCGCCCTGATCCCCGGTATTCTGGCCTGCATTCATTTTTTCGGCTGGGGTGTGCTGATCAACATCAGCCTGGCGATCATCACCGCCATGGCGGCCGAAGCGCTGATGTTGCGCCTGCGCAAACGGCCGATTAAACCCTTTCTACTCGACGGCAGTGCGCTGGTCACAGCGATCCTGCTGGGGGTGGCCATTCCCTCCCTGGCGCCGTGGTGGATCCCGGTACTGGGCGCCGCCTTTGCACTGATTATCGCCAAACACCTGTATGGTGGCCTGGGTTACAACCCCTTCAATCCGGCCATGGTCGGCTACGCCATGTTGCTGATCGCCTTCCCGCGTGAGATGACTCTGTGGTTAACCCCCGAGTTGCACGACCTCACCTTCCTGGATAACCTGCGCTACACCTTCCTGGAACAACTGCCCGCCAACTGGACCCTGGACGGTCTGACTGCCGCCACGCCCCTGGACGCGGTCAAAACCCAACTGGCACAGAACCTGACATTGACCGAAATTCACCAGGGCAGCACGGAACTGTTTGGCATGATATCGGCGCACGGCTGGGAATGGATCAATCTGCTGTTCATGCTCGGTGGCCTGGTACTGATCTATATGCGCGTGATCAGCTGGCATATTCCGCTGGCCATGCTGACCACCCTGTTTCTGGTCTCCGGCCTGTTTCATCTCAATGATCCGGATGCCTTCACCTCGCCCCTGTTTCACCTGTTCAGCGGCGCCACCATGCTCGGCGCGTTCTTCATCGCCACCGATCCGGTGACCGCCGCGGCAACCAACCGGGGACGGATTATTTTCGGCATCGGCATCGGGCTGTTGCTGTATATCATCCGCACCTGGGGCGGCTACCCCGATGCCGTCGCCTTTGCCGTGCTGCTGATGAACATGGCGGTGCCCACTATCGATTATTACACCAGGCCACGGGTGTTTGGCGAGAGTCGGGACTGA
- the rsxC gene encoding electron transport complex subunit RsxC gives MKRRLWHFHGGLRLPGHKAESMQEPIQTATLPERLTIPLQQHIGEPAEPVVEVGQRVLKGQMLARASEYISVPVHASTSGTIAAIEDRPIPHPSGLQAPCIVLDSDGQDEWIEHAPINDYTELESSALRNVIREAGIVGLGGAGFPAFIKLNPGPRNVVDTLILNGAECEPYITCDAMLMQEQPRKIIDGLLIMKHALQARRCIIALEDNKRNAHTLLVNALHEHESEFIEIIQIPTIYPTGGEKQLIKVLTGKEVPSHGLPLDIHMVCHNVGTAAAIADAIHEGKPLITRYVTVTGDAIGQPCNLEVRIGTPFEALLEQCGWRDDRNDEIIMGGPLMGFTVDNPAVPVIKTTNCILSWPTTKEQQTPMPCIRCGECARVCPAQLLPQQLYWYARAKNFDRVQDFNLFDCIECGCCAYVCPSHIPLVQYYRFAKTEIWAQERDKKKADQARERHEFRQQRIERKKQEEEERKRRKKEMLKKSQGDETGGEDSKKAAIEAAMARAKARRGEKNSPSGDKEDA, from the coding sequence GTGAAGCGTCGGCTGTGGCATTTTCACGGCGGCTTGCGCCTGCCCGGTCACAAAGCCGAATCGATGCAGGAGCCGATCCAGACGGCGACCCTGCCAGAACGTTTGACCATTCCCCTGCAACAGCATATCGGCGAGCCCGCCGAGCCGGTGGTGGAAGTCGGGCAACGGGTATTGAAGGGCCAGATGCTGGCCCGCGCCAGCGAATACATCAGTGTGCCGGTACACGCCTCCACCTCCGGCACGATCGCCGCGATCGAGGATCGCCCCATTCCCCACCCGTCAGGCCTGCAGGCACCGTGTATCGTCCTCGACAGCGACGGGCAGGACGAATGGATCGAGCATGCACCGATCAACGACTATACCGAACTGGAATCCAGCGCCCTGCGCAATGTGATTCGCGAAGCCGGCATTGTCGGCCTGGGCGGCGCCGGCTTCCCGGCCTTTATCAAGCTCAATCCCGGTCCCCGTAATGTAGTCGACACCCTGATCCTCAACGGCGCCGAATGCGAACCCTATATCACCTGCGATGCGATGCTGATGCAGGAGCAACCCCGCAAGATCATTGACGGGTTGCTGATCATGAAACATGCCCTGCAGGCACGCCGTTGCATCATCGCGCTGGAAGACAACAAGCGAAACGCACATACACTGCTGGTCAACGCCCTGCATGAGCATGAGAGCGAATTCATTGAAATCATCCAGATCCCGACCATCTATCCCACTGGCGGTGAGAAACAGTTGATCAAGGTGCTGACCGGCAAGGAAGTCCCCAGCCACGGCCTGCCGCTGGACATCCATATGGTCTGTCATAATGTCGGCACCGCCGCTGCCATCGCTGATGCCATTCACGAAGGCAAACCGCTGATCACCCGCTATGTCACCGTCACCGGGGATGCCATCGGTCAACCCTGTAACCTGGAAGTGCGGATCGGCACCCCCTTCGAGGCATTACTGGAACAGTGCGGCTGGCGCGATGACCGCAACGACGAGATCATCATGGGCGGGCCGTTGATGGGTTTTACCGTGGACAACCCCGCCGTACCGGTTATCAAGACCACCAACTGCATCCTTTCCTGGCCGACAACAAAAGAGCAGCAGACACCGATGCCCTGTATTCGCTGCGGCGAATGCGCGCGGGTCTGTCCGGCACAACTGTTGCCCCAGCAGCTTTACTGGTATGCCCGGGCCAAGAATTTTGATCGGGTGCAGGATTTTAATCTGTTCGACTGCATCGAGTGCGGCTGTTGCGCCTATGTCTGTCCCAGCCATATTCCGCTGGTGCAGTATTATCGCTTCGCCAAGACTGAAATCTGGGCCCAGGAACGGGACAAGAAAAAAGCCGATCAGGCCCGCGAGCGGCATGAATTTCGCCAGCAACGCATCGAACGTAAAAAACAGGAAGAGGAAGAACGCAAACGGCGCAAGAAAGAGATGCTCAAAAAGAGCCAGGGCGATGAAACGGGTGGCGAAGACAGCAAAAAAGCCGCCATCGAAGCCGCCATGGCACGGGCCAAGGCACGCCGCGGAGAAAAGAATTCGCCATCCGGGGACAAGGAAGACGCATGA
- a CDS encoding electron transport complex subunit E → MTNNPYGTLIRDGLWTNNVAFVQLLGLCPLLAVTNTMINGLGLGLATILTLVASNTSVSLIRRWVRPEIRVPVFVLIIASVVTMIELSMNAWFHELYKILGIFIPLIVTNCSILARAESFASKNPVPQAFTDGLFMGLGFTAVLVTLGAMREILGFGTLLRQAELMFGQGAEWMTLVLFEDYRGYLLAILPPGAFIGLGLLIAVKNLIDQRRAESRKAAIATEQPAGAGAGAG, encoded by the coding sequence ATGACAAACAATCCTTACGGCACCCTGATCCGCGACGGCCTGTGGACCAACAATGTGGCCTTTGTCCAGTTGCTGGGCCTGTGTCCCCTGTTGGCAGTCACCAATACCATGATCAACGGTCTGGGCCTCGGGCTGGCGACCATTCTCACCCTGGTTGCCTCCAACACTTCGGTATCCCTGATTCGTCGCTGGGTGCGCCCGGAGATCCGGGTGCCGGTATTCGTGCTGATCATCGCCTCGGTGGTGACCATGATCGAGCTGAGCATGAACGCCTGGTTTCATGAGCTGTACAAGATCCTGGGGATCTTCATTCCGCTGATCGTCACCAACTGCTCGATTCTGGCGCGTGCCGAAAGCTTCGCCTCGAAAAATCCGGTCCCGCAGGCCTTCACCGACGGCCTGTTCATGGGACTCGGCTTCACCGCCGTGCTGGTCACCCTCGGCGCCATGCGGGAAATCCTGGGCTTCGGTACCCTGCTGCGCCAGGCCGAACTGATGTTCGGCCAGGGCGCCGAGTGGATGACCCTGGTCCTGTTCGAAGACTACCGCGGCTACCTGCTGGCCATCCTCCCCCCCGGCGCCTTTATCGGTCTGGGATTGCTGATCGCCGTCAAAAACCTGATCGACCAGCGCCGCGCCGAAAGCCGCAAAGCAGCCATCGCTACCGAACAACCCGCCGGCGCAGGTGCAGGGGCAGGATAA
- a CDS encoding DNA-binding domain-containing protein, whose translation MTSVPNQSDKPDFRQQQYRFAAHIRDPQAAPSPEGIEDRRMAIYRELFYNNVQGFMADSFPVLRALLNDERWHRLIRSYFARHRAKTPLFPEMPREFLKYLEHEREPAADDPPFLFELAHYEWVELALSLADQEPDWARLDPQGDLLAAQPVLSPLAWPLSYHFPVHRIGPDFQPGQPGEQPTCLLVYRDERDEITFMELNPVTARLLALIDENNGQSGEALLRQIAGELNHPDPGTVIQGGQQILNDLHQRGVIPGTRRSDTDVSS comes from the coding sequence ATGACTTCCGTGCCGAATCAGTCTGACAAGCCCGACTTCCGTCAGCAGCAATACCGGTTTGCGGCCCATATCCGCGACCCGCAGGCCGCTCCGTCTCCGGAGGGTATTGAGGATCGGCGCATGGCGATCTATCGGGAACTGTTCTACAACAATGTCCAGGGCTTTATGGCCGACAGTTTTCCGGTATTGCGCGCGCTGCTGAATGATGAACGCTGGCATCGACTGATTCGTAGTTATTTCGCCCGGCACAGGGCAAAAACCCCCCTGTTTCCCGAAATGCCGCGAGAGTTTCTCAAATATCTCGAACACGAACGTGAACCGGCGGCGGATGATCCCCCGTTTCTGTTTGAGCTGGCCCATTACGAATGGGTGGAACTGGCACTGAGCCTCGCCGATCAGGAACCGGACTGGGCCCGGCTCGACCCCCAGGGGGACCTGTTGGCGGCGCAACCGGTGCTCTCGCCCCTGGCCTGGCCGCTCAGCTACCACTTTCCGGTTCACCGGATTGGTCCCGATTTCCAGCCCGGACAGCCGGGCGAGCAACCCACCTGCCTGCTGGTTTATCGGGATGAGCGGGATGAGATCACCTTTATGGAGCTTAACCCGGTCACCGCCCGCCTGCTGGCCCTGATCGACGAGAACAACGGACAAAGCGGCGAAGCGCTGTTGCGGCAGATTGCCGGGGAGCTGAATCATCCCGATCCCGGCACGGTCATTCAGGGCGGCCAACAAATTCTGAACGATCTGCACCAGCGCGGTGTCATACCCGGTACCCGACGCTCTGACACCGACGTGTCGAGCTAG